A genome region from Cucurbita pepo subsp. pepo cultivar mu-cu-16 chromosome LG02, ASM280686v2, whole genome shotgun sequence includes the following:
- the LOC111788149 gene encoding probable pectinesterase/pectinesterase inhibitor 20 isoform X2: protein MQGGFHPDGSLNDLFPAKAICKFTSNPSYCISVLQKSSGNVYESVVSQDGTGNFLTITEAVNAAPNNSLAVNGYFLIYIAAGVYQEYVSIPSKKKYLLMIGDGINQTIITGNQSVADGWTTFNSATFAVAAEGFMAVNITFQNTAGAIKGQAVAMRSGADMSIFYSCSFEGYQDTLYTHSLRQFFRECDIYGTVDFIFGNAAVVFQNCNIYPRLPRSGQTNMITAQGRSDPNQNTGTSIHNCTIRATSDLAASKSYMNKTYLGRPWKQYSRTVYMQTFIDGFINPAGWDPWSGEYLSTLYYAEYNNTGAGSNTKNRVTWPGYHVISNATDASNFTVSNFLVGDAWLPPTGVPYTGGFI from the exons ATGCAGGGAGGGTTCCATCCAG ATGGGTCTCTCAATGATTTATTCCCTGCAAAAGCCATTTGCAAATTCACCTCAAATCCTTCTTACTGCATCTCTGTGCTTCAAAAATCCTCAGGCAATGTCTATGAATCAG TTGTGAGTCAAGATGGTACAGGAAACTTCCTCACCATCACAGAAGCTGTAAATGCAGCTCCAAACAACTCTCTTGCTGTCAATGGCTACTTCTTGATTTACATCGCAGCTGGTGTTTACCAAGAGTATGTGTCGATCCCTTCAAAGAAGAAGTACTTGCTCATGATTGGAGATGGTATAAACCAGACCATCATTACGGGCAACCAAAGCGTCGCTGACGGTTGGACTACCTTCAACAGTGCAACTTTTG CTGTGGCAGCAGAAGGATTCATGGCAGTTAACATAACCTTCCAAAACACAGCTGGAGCAATCAAAGGCCAAGCAGTTGCAATGAGAAGCGGGGCCGATATGTCCATCTTCTACAGCTGCAGCTTTGAGGGTTACCAAGACACCTTATACACTCACTCCCTAAGACAATTCTTCAGAGAATGTGACATTTATGGCACAGTGGACTTCATATTTGGAAATGCAGCTGTTGTGTTCCAAAACTGTAACATATATCCCCGTCTACCGCGTTCTGGACAGACCAACATGATCACTGCTCAAGGTCGATCAGATCCGAACCAAAACACCGGTACTTCGATCCACAACTGCACGATCCGAGCCACGAGCGATTTAGCTGCAAGCAAGAGTTACATGAACAAGACATATTTGGGAAGGCCATGGAAGCAATATTCAAGAACAGTTTATATGCAGACATTCATTGATGGGTTCATAAATCCTGCTGGTTGGGATCCATGGTCAGGGGAATACTTGAGCACATTGTATTATGCAGAGTATAATAATACAGGAGCTGGATCAAATACAAAGAACAGAGTCACCTGGCCTGGTTACCATGTCATTTCTAATGCTACTGATGCTTCTAATTTTACAGTTTCAAACTTCCTGGTTGGGGATGCATGGCTGCCTCCAACTGGTGTGCCCTACACAGGAGGCTTCATATAA
- the LOC111788149 gene encoding probable pectinesterase/pectinesterase inhibitor 20 isoform X1: MQGGFHPDGSLNDLFPAKAICKFTSNPSYCISVLQKSSGNVYESGRFSMRRSLSKASAFLNLIEKHLQNSSTLPKSVTGGLKDCQYLAQLNINFLSNSFRAVNGTDKKLTYSKADYIQSLLSAILTNIDTCLDGLNTVASGSSLEKDLLAPLIDCTKSYSLSLDLFTKGWVPRNRNRTRDHPVTKHLRFRKGPLPLRMSKHDRVVYNSVANRRRLSSSSDDGILVNGIVVVSQDGTGNFLTITEAVNAAPNNSLAVNGYFLIYIAAGVYQEYVSIPSKKKYLLMIGDGINQTIITGNQSVADGWTTFNSATFAVAAEGFMAVNITFQNTAGAIKGQAVAMRSGADMSIFYSCSFEGYQDTLYTHSLRQFFRECDIYGTVDFIFGNAAVVFQNCNIYPRLPRSGQTNMITAQGRSDPNQNTGTSIHNCTIRATSDLAASKSYMNKTYLGRPWKQYSRTVYMQTFIDGFINPAGWDPWSGEYLSTLYYAEYNNTGAGSNTKNRVTWPGYHVISNATDASNFTVSNFLVGDAWLPPTGVPYTGGFI, encoded by the exons ATGCAGGGAGGGTTCCATCCAG ATGGGTCTCTCAATGATTTATTCCCTGCAAAAGCCATTTGCAAATTCACCTCAAATCCTTCTTACTGCATCTCTGTGCTTCAAAAATCCTCAGGCAATGTCTATGAATCAGGTAGGTTTTCGATGCGTCGGTCTTTGTCTAAAGCATCTGCattcttgaatttgattgagAAGCATCTTCAAAACAGTTCCACTCTACCAAAATCTGTCACTGGTGGTCTTAAAGATTGCCAATATCTTGCCCAACTAAACATTAATTTCTTGTCGAACTCTTTTCGGGCTGTCAATGGCACTGATAAAAAGCTAACCTACTCAAAAGCTGATTATATCCAGAGTCTTCTAAGTGCTATCTTAACCAATATTGATACTTGTCTTGATGGCCTAAATACCGTAGCCTCAGGTTCTAGTTTGGAGAAAGATCTCTTAGCACCACTCATTGATTGTACCAAATCATACAGTCTTTCTCTAGATCTTTTTACAAAAGGCTGGGTGCCTAGGAATAGAAACAGAACACGTGATCATCCTGTGACCAAACACCTCCGGTTTAGGAAAGGTCCGTTGCCATTGAGAATGTCGAAACATGACCGTGTTGTTTATAATTCGGTGGCGAATCGAAGAAGgctttcatcttcttcagatGATGGAATTTTGGTTAATGGTATTGTAGTTGTGAGTCAAGATGGTACAGGAAACTTCCTCACCATCACAGAAGCTGTAAATGCAGCTCCAAACAACTCTCTTGCTGTCAATGGCTACTTCTTGATTTACATCGCAGCTGGTGTTTACCAAGAGTATGTGTCGATCCCTTCAAAGAAGAAGTACTTGCTCATGATTGGAGATGGTATAAACCAGACCATCATTACGGGCAACCAAAGCGTCGCTGACGGTTGGACTACCTTCAACAGTGCAACTTTTG CTGTGGCAGCAGAAGGATTCATGGCAGTTAACATAACCTTCCAAAACACAGCTGGAGCAATCAAAGGCCAAGCAGTTGCAATGAGAAGCGGGGCCGATATGTCCATCTTCTACAGCTGCAGCTTTGAGGGTTACCAAGACACCTTATACACTCACTCCCTAAGACAATTCTTCAGAGAATGTGACATTTATGGCACAGTGGACTTCATATTTGGAAATGCAGCTGTTGTGTTCCAAAACTGTAACATATATCCCCGTCTACCGCGTTCTGGACAGACCAACATGATCACTGCTCAAGGTCGATCAGATCCGAACCAAAACACCGGTACTTCGATCCACAACTGCACGATCCGAGCCACGAGCGATTTAGCTGCAAGCAAGAGTTACATGAACAAGACATATTTGGGAAGGCCATGGAAGCAATATTCAAGAACAGTTTATATGCAGACATTCATTGATGGGTTCATAAATCCTGCTGGTTGGGATCCATGGTCAGGGGAATACTTGAGCACATTGTATTATGCAGAGTATAATAATACAGGAGCTGGATCAAATACAAAGAACAGAGTCACCTGGCCTGGTTACCATGTCATTTCTAATGCTACTGATGCTTCTAATTTTACAGTTTCAAACTTCCTGGTTGGGGATGCATGGCTGCCTCCAACTGGTGTGCCCTACACAGGAGGCTTCATATAA
- the LOC111788085 gene encoding uncharacterized protein LOC111788085 isoform X2 encodes MRSRADPITGIRAGTGARGFGLPPPSKFRSGHLPGSAIPVSRTISGDVDNSASASENDMSTDSEEDVYGTRYSMDSSPQRNGVPNRSGYRYGNHLPGRLNNGSDYFFSDVSSSRETLVGGHRPMAERMRATNGRFPTGQNVYTEDDSSDSAASSEFSTTQVGGSINGAIPRNRASMASDGYSSSQPSRMNAGNAPRKQNGRFSDDDDQDDVPSAPPFCASSHEIKQCPEKCQDVKLNGADDRKTPSGVELQNGKKSSDQFVRPVNSEAAGSSGLARLPTYNASALGPWYAVIAYDACVRLCLHAWAMENMEAPTFLENECAVLRDAFGLRQVLLQSEDELLVKRTSELANEGAPTKPKKTIGKIKVQVRKVKMGLDPPTGCNILSLKSPVVNLETIKYQFSSFQSAVVSGWHALNKIRVAPRIPVNSSLSRQSMAYVHASTQYIKQVSKVLKAGVTTLRSSSTSYEVVQETYPCLLRLKSLAEEDAVKMQAGSGETHVFFPDGLGDDLIIEVQDSNAKHIGRAVLQIAAITDNPAEKLRWWSIYREPEHELVGKIQLYVNYSASTDDSQPKCGLVAETVAYDLVLEVAMKVQHFQQRNLLLHGSWKWLLTEFASYYGISEVYTRLRYLSYIMDVATPTADCLTLVHDLLMPVVMKGHDKSTLSHQENRILGETRVQIEQTLALVFENYKSLDEAALSGLMEVYRPATGVAAPAIEPAVKLYTLLHDILSPEAQTSLCHYFQVAVKKRSRRHLSETDEYMGNNNEGSLVDNVTMSTAYQKMKSVCLNIREEILSDIEIHNQHILPSFVDLPNLSASIYSTELCTRLRSFLIACPPTGPSPAVAELVIATADFQRDLARWSISPVKGGVDAKELFHLYILVWIQDKRLLLLETCRLDKVKWSGVRTQHSTTPFVDEMYDRLKETLSDFEIFICRWPEYTFVLEQAIADVEKALVEALDKQYADVLAPLKENLAPKKFGLKYVQKLAKRTPSSYTVPDELGILLNSMKRMLDVLRPKIEAQFKQWGSCIPEGGNVIPGERLSEVTVMLRAKFRNYLQAIVEKFVENTKLQNATKLKKILQDSKEAVIESEIRSRMQPLKDQLANTINQIHTVFESRVFIAICRGYWDRMGRDVLSFMENRKENRSWYRGSRIAVSVLDDTFASQMQQLLGNSLQEKDLEPPTSITEVRSMLCKD; translated from the exons ATGAGGTCTCGAGCCGATCCAATCACTGGCATCAGAGCGGGTACCGGAGCAAGGGGGTTTGGATTGCCACCGCCGTCGAAATTCAGAAGTGGACATTTGCCGGGGAGTGCGATTCCAGTATCGAGAACCATATCAGGCGATGTGGACAATAGTGCATCAGCTTCAGAGAATGATATGAGTACTGATTCTGAGGAGGATGTTTATGGAACTAGATATTCTATGGACTCATCACCGCAACGGAACGGAGTACCAAATCGTTCTGGTTATAGATATGGAAATCATCTGCCGGGGAGGTTAAATAATGGGAGTGATTACTTTTTCTCTGATGTTAGTTCGTCGAGGGAAACTTTGGTGGGGGGCCATAGGCCAATGGCTGAAAGGATGAGGGCTACAAATGGGAGATTCCCAACTGGGCAGAATGTTTATACAGAAGACGATTCTTCTGATTCTGCTGCGAGTTCTGAATTTTCTACTACACAAGTGGGGGGAAGTATTAATGGAGCTATACCCAGGAATAGAGCTTCAATGGCTTCAGATGGATACTCATCAAGCCAGCCTTCTCGTATGAATGCAGGCAATGCGCCTAGAAAG CAAAATGGAAGGTTTTCGGACGACGATGATCAAGATGACGTTCCCAGTGCGCCTCCTTTTTGTGCTTCATCGCATGAAATTAAACAATGCCCTGAAAAATGCCAAGACGTGAAGCTTAACGGCGCAGATGATCGTAAAACTCCGTCTGGGGTTGAATTGCAGAATGGGAAGAAGAGCAGTGACCAGTTTGTGAG ACCTGTGAATTCGGAAGCTGCTGGGAGTTCAGGATTAGCTCGCCTCCCCACATATAATGCCAG TGCTTTAGGGCCGTGGTATGCTGTCATAGCATATGATGCCTGTGTGCGTTTATGTCTTCATGCTTGGGCAATGGAGAATATGGAAGCCCCGACGTTTTTGGAAAACGAATGTGCAGTACTACGAGATGCATTTGG TTTACGCCAAGTACTCTTACAGTCGGAGGATGAATTGTTGGTGAAGCGTACTTCTGAACTCGCCAATGAGGGAGCTCCCACTaaaccaaagaaaacaataggAAAAATAAAGGTGCAAG TGAGGAAAGTGAAGATGGGGCTGGATCCACCAACAGGCtgtaatattttatctttaaaatcaCCTGTAGTGAACCTAGAAACCATCAAGTACCAATTTTCTAGCTTTCAATCAGCAGTAGTTTCTGGATGGCATGCTTTGAATAAAATTCGCGTTGCACCACGGATACCTGTAAACAGTTCTCTATCTAGACAAAGCATGGCATATGTGCATGCAAGCACCCAGTACATCAAGCAGGTATCCAAAGTTCTTAAAGCTGGTGTAACGACCCTGCGCAGCAGTTCAACTTCTTACGAGGTGGTACAAG AAACATACCCATGTTTGCTAAGACTGAAAAGTTTAGCTGAGGAAGATGCCGTCAAAATGCAAGCTGGATCAGGAGAAACTCATGTCTT CTTTCCAGATGGTCTTGGTGATGATCTAATAATTGAAGTTCAGGATTCCAATGCAAAGCATATTGGTCGAGCAGTCTTGCAAATAGCTGCCATTACTGACAACCCA GCAGAAAAATTACGTTGGTGGTCTATTTATCGAGAGCCTGAACATGAGCTCGTGGGAAAAATTCAACTATATGTAAATTACTCAGCAAGTACTGATGATAGTCAACCGAAG TGCGGTTTGGTGGCAGAAACAGTAGCATACGACCTAGTTCTTGAGGTTGCCATGAAGGTTCAGCATTTTCAACAGAGAAACCTTTTGTTGCATGGTTCCTGGAAATGGCTTTTGACAGAGTTTGCATCATACTATGGCATTTCAGAAGTATATACCAGATTAAG ATATCTTTCATATATCATGGATGTTGCCACGCCAACAGCTGACTGCCTCACCTTGGTACACGACTTGCTCATGCCTGTTGTTATGAAGGGCCATGACAAAAGCACGTTGAGTCATCAAGAG AACCGAATTTTAGGAGAAACCAGGGTTCAAATTGAGCAGACACTTGCTCTTGTTTTTGAGAATTATAAATCACTTGATGAAGCAGCTCTCTCAGGTCTTATGGAGGTGTACAGACCTGCAACTGGAGTTGCAGCGCCTGCTATCGAACCTGCAGTTAAATTGTACACACTTCTTCATGATATTCTTTCTCCAGAGGCGCAAACTTCTTTGTGCCATTATTTCCAG GTTGCTGTGAAAAAGAGATCAAGGAGGCACTTGAGTGAGACAGATGAATATATGGGTAACAATAACGAAGGCAGTTTGGTCGATAATGTCACTATGTCCACTGCTTACCAAAAGATGAAATCAGTGTGTCTTAACATTAGGGAGGAGATATTATCTGACATTGAGATCCATAATCAGCATATACTTCCCAG TTTTGTAGACCTACCAAATCTCTCTGCTTCCATATACAGCACAGAGCTTTGCACTAGATTGCGTTCTTTCCTTATTGCTTGCCCACCGACAGGCCCCTCACCTGCAGTAGCAGAACTTGTTATTGCTACAGCTGATTTTCAGAGGGATCTTGCCAGATGGAGTATTAG tCCTGTGAAAGGGGGTGTTGATGCAAAAGAATTATTCCATTTGTACATTCTGGTGTGGATCCAGGATAAGCGTCTATTGTTGCTTGAAACCTGCAGATTGGATAAG GTTAAGTGGTCGGGAGTTAGGACTCAACATTCTACAACACCTTTTGTCGATGAAATGTATGACCGATTAAAGGAAACATTGAGTGACTTTGAGATTTTCATTTGTCGATGGCCCGAGTACACCTTTGTTTTGGAACAA GCTATTGCAGATGTTGAAAAAGCATTAGTGGAGGCATTGGATAAGCAATATGCTGATGTCTTGGCTCCTCTTAAGGAGAATTTAGCACCCAAAAAGTTTGGACTTAAGTATGTTCAGAAACTTGCCAAACGAACCCCAAGCTCTTATACTGTTCCTGATGAG CTGGGGATTCTATTAAATTCCATGAAGAGGATGCTCGACGTTTTACGCCCAAAGATAGAAGCCCAATTCAAGCAGTGGGGTTCCTGCATTCCTGAAGGTGGAAATGTAATTCCTGGAGAACGTCTTAGTGAAGTGACAGTCATGCTTAGAGCCAAGTTCAGAAACTATTTGCAAGCAATTGTGGAAAAGTTTGTTGAGAAT ACGAAGTTACAAAATGCTACAAAGCTAAAAAAGATTCTACAAGACTCCAAGGAAGCTGTGATTGAATCAGAAATACGAAGTAGGATGCAACCATTGAAAGATCAGTTGGCAAACACAATAAATCAGATTCATACTGTCTTTGAGAGTCGTGTCTTTATCGCTATCTGTCGGGGTTATTGGGATCGAATGGGACGG GATGTTCTAAGCTTCATGGAGAACAGGAAAGAGAACAGGTCATGGTATAGAGGCTCACGAATTGCAGTTTCG GTACTCGACGACACATTTGCCTCACAAATGCAACAATTGCTCGGGAATTCGCTACAAGAGAAAGACCTCGAGCCACCAACTTCCATCACAGAAGTGCGATCGATGCTCTGCAAGGATTAA
- the LOC111788085 gene encoding uncharacterized protein LOC111788085 isoform X1: MFTDGLDKSALRWVREKEVPFGSSNMRSRADPITGIRAGTGARGFGLPPPSKFRSGHLPGSAIPVSRTISGDVDNSASASENDMSTDSEEDVYGTRYSMDSSPQRNGVPNRSGYRYGNHLPGRLNNGSDYFFSDVSSSRETLVGGHRPMAERMRATNGRFPTGQNVYTEDDSSDSAASSEFSTTQVGGSINGAIPRNRASMASDGYSSSQPSRMNAGNAPRKQNGRFSDDDDQDDVPSAPPFCASSHEIKQCPEKCQDVKLNGADDRKTPSGVELQNGKKSSDQFVRPVNSEAAGSSGLARLPTYNASALGPWYAVIAYDACVRLCLHAWAMENMEAPTFLENECAVLRDAFGLRQVLLQSEDELLVKRTSELANEGAPTKPKKTIGKIKVQVRKVKMGLDPPTGCNILSLKSPVVNLETIKYQFSSFQSAVVSGWHALNKIRVAPRIPVNSSLSRQSMAYVHASTQYIKQVSKVLKAGVTTLRSSSTSYEVVQETYPCLLRLKSLAEEDAVKMQAGSGETHVFFPDGLGDDLIIEVQDSNAKHIGRAVLQIAAITDNPAEKLRWWSIYREPEHELVGKIQLYVNYSASTDDSQPKCGLVAETVAYDLVLEVAMKVQHFQQRNLLLHGSWKWLLTEFASYYGISEVYTRLRYLSYIMDVATPTADCLTLVHDLLMPVVMKGHDKSTLSHQENRILGETRVQIEQTLALVFENYKSLDEAALSGLMEVYRPATGVAAPAIEPAVKLYTLLHDILSPEAQTSLCHYFQVAVKKRSRRHLSETDEYMGNNNEGSLVDNVTMSTAYQKMKSVCLNIREEILSDIEIHNQHILPSFVDLPNLSASIYSTELCTRLRSFLIACPPTGPSPAVAELVIATADFQRDLARWSISPVKGGVDAKELFHLYILVWIQDKRLLLLETCRLDKVKWSGVRTQHSTTPFVDEMYDRLKETLSDFEIFICRWPEYTFVLEQAIADVEKALVEALDKQYADVLAPLKENLAPKKFGLKYVQKLAKRTPSSYTVPDELGILLNSMKRMLDVLRPKIEAQFKQWGSCIPEGGNVIPGERLSEVTVMLRAKFRNYLQAIVEKFVENTKLQNATKLKKILQDSKEAVIESEIRSRMQPLKDQLANTINQIHTVFESRVFIAICRGYWDRMGRDVLSFMENRKENRSWYRGSRIAVSVLDDTFASQMQQLLGNSLQEKDLEPPTSITEVRSMLCKD; the protein is encoded by the exons ATGTTTACCGACGGACTTGATAAAAGTGCCCTTCGATGGGTTCGCGAG AAGGAAGTACCGTTTGGTTCTTCGAATATGAGGTCTCGAGCCGATCCAATCACTGGCATCAGAGCGGGTACCGGAGCAAGGGGGTTTGGATTGCCACCGCCGTCGAAATTCAGAAGTGGACATTTGCCGGGGAGTGCGATTCCAGTATCGAGAACCATATCAGGCGATGTGGACAATAGTGCATCAGCTTCAGAGAATGATATGAGTACTGATTCTGAGGAGGATGTTTATGGAACTAGATATTCTATGGACTCATCACCGCAACGGAACGGAGTACCAAATCGTTCTGGTTATAGATATGGAAATCATCTGCCGGGGAGGTTAAATAATGGGAGTGATTACTTTTTCTCTGATGTTAGTTCGTCGAGGGAAACTTTGGTGGGGGGCCATAGGCCAATGGCTGAAAGGATGAGGGCTACAAATGGGAGATTCCCAACTGGGCAGAATGTTTATACAGAAGACGATTCTTCTGATTCTGCTGCGAGTTCTGAATTTTCTACTACACAAGTGGGGGGAAGTATTAATGGAGCTATACCCAGGAATAGAGCTTCAATGGCTTCAGATGGATACTCATCAAGCCAGCCTTCTCGTATGAATGCAGGCAATGCGCCTAGAAAG CAAAATGGAAGGTTTTCGGACGACGATGATCAAGATGACGTTCCCAGTGCGCCTCCTTTTTGTGCTTCATCGCATGAAATTAAACAATGCCCTGAAAAATGCCAAGACGTGAAGCTTAACGGCGCAGATGATCGTAAAACTCCGTCTGGGGTTGAATTGCAGAATGGGAAGAAGAGCAGTGACCAGTTTGTGAG ACCTGTGAATTCGGAAGCTGCTGGGAGTTCAGGATTAGCTCGCCTCCCCACATATAATGCCAG TGCTTTAGGGCCGTGGTATGCTGTCATAGCATATGATGCCTGTGTGCGTTTATGTCTTCATGCTTGGGCAATGGAGAATATGGAAGCCCCGACGTTTTTGGAAAACGAATGTGCAGTACTACGAGATGCATTTGG TTTACGCCAAGTACTCTTACAGTCGGAGGATGAATTGTTGGTGAAGCGTACTTCTGAACTCGCCAATGAGGGAGCTCCCACTaaaccaaagaaaacaataggAAAAATAAAGGTGCAAG TGAGGAAAGTGAAGATGGGGCTGGATCCACCAACAGGCtgtaatattttatctttaaaatcaCCTGTAGTGAACCTAGAAACCATCAAGTACCAATTTTCTAGCTTTCAATCAGCAGTAGTTTCTGGATGGCATGCTTTGAATAAAATTCGCGTTGCACCACGGATACCTGTAAACAGTTCTCTATCTAGACAAAGCATGGCATATGTGCATGCAAGCACCCAGTACATCAAGCAGGTATCCAAAGTTCTTAAAGCTGGTGTAACGACCCTGCGCAGCAGTTCAACTTCTTACGAGGTGGTACAAG AAACATACCCATGTTTGCTAAGACTGAAAAGTTTAGCTGAGGAAGATGCCGTCAAAATGCAAGCTGGATCAGGAGAAACTCATGTCTT CTTTCCAGATGGTCTTGGTGATGATCTAATAATTGAAGTTCAGGATTCCAATGCAAAGCATATTGGTCGAGCAGTCTTGCAAATAGCTGCCATTACTGACAACCCA GCAGAAAAATTACGTTGGTGGTCTATTTATCGAGAGCCTGAACATGAGCTCGTGGGAAAAATTCAACTATATGTAAATTACTCAGCAAGTACTGATGATAGTCAACCGAAG TGCGGTTTGGTGGCAGAAACAGTAGCATACGACCTAGTTCTTGAGGTTGCCATGAAGGTTCAGCATTTTCAACAGAGAAACCTTTTGTTGCATGGTTCCTGGAAATGGCTTTTGACAGAGTTTGCATCATACTATGGCATTTCAGAAGTATATACCAGATTAAG ATATCTTTCATATATCATGGATGTTGCCACGCCAACAGCTGACTGCCTCACCTTGGTACACGACTTGCTCATGCCTGTTGTTATGAAGGGCCATGACAAAAGCACGTTGAGTCATCAAGAG AACCGAATTTTAGGAGAAACCAGGGTTCAAATTGAGCAGACACTTGCTCTTGTTTTTGAGAATTATAAATCACTTGATGAAGCAGCTCTCTCAGGTCTTATGGAGGTGTACAGACCTGCAACTGGAGTTGCAGCGCCTGCTATCGAACCTGCAGTTAAATTGTACACACTTCTTCATGATATTCTTTCTCCAGAGGCGCAAACTTCTTTGTGCCATTATTTCCAG GTTGCTGTGAAAAAGAGATCAAGGAGGCACTTGAGTGAGACAGATGAATATATGGGTAACAATAACGAAGGCAGTTTGGTCGATAATGTCACTATGTCCACTGCTTACCAAAAGATGAAATCAGTGTGTCTTAACATTAGGGAGGAGATATTATCTGACATTGAGATCCATAATCAGCATATACTTCCCAG TTTTGTAGACCTACCAAATCTCTCTGCTTCCATATACAGCACAGAGCTTTGCACTAGATTGCGTTCTTTCCTTATTGCTTGCCCACCGACAGGCCCCTCACCTGCAGTAGCAGAACTTGTTATTGCTACAGCTGATTTTCAGAGGGATCTTGCCAGATGGAGTATTAG tCCTGTGAAAGGGGGTGTTGATGCAAAAGAATTATTCCATTTGTACATTCTGGTGTGGATCCAGGATAAGCGTCTATTGTTGCTTGAAACCTGCAGATTGGATAAG GTTAAGTGGTCGGGAGTTAGGACTCAACATTCTACAACACCTTTTGTCGATGAAATGTATGACCGATTAAAGGAAACATTGAGTGACTTTGAGATTTTCATTTGTCGATGGCCCGAGTACACCTTTGTTTTGGAACAA GCTATTGCAGATGTTGAAAAAGCATTAGTGGAGGCATTGGATAAGCAATATGCTGATGTCTTGGCTCCTCTTAAGGAGAATTTAGCACCCAAAAAGTTTGGACTTAAGTATGTTCAGAAACTTGCCAAACGAACCCCAAGCTCTTATACTGTTCCTGATGAG CTGGGGATTCTATTAAATTCCATGAAGAGGATGCTCGACGTTTTACGCCCAAAGATAGAAGCCCAATTCAAGCAGTGGGGTTCCTGCATTCCTGAAGGTGGAAATGTAATTCCTGGAGAACGTCTTAGTGAAGTGACAGTCATGCTTAGAGCCAAGTTCAGAAACTATTTGCAAGCAATTGTGGAAAAGTTTGTTGAGAAT ACGAAGTTACAAAATGCTACAAAGCTAAAAAAGATTCTACAAGACTCCAAGGAAGCTGTGATTGAATCAGAAATACGAAGTAGGATGCAACCATTGAAAGATCAGTTGGCAAACACAATAAATCAGATTCATACTGTCTTTGAGAGTCGTGTCTTTATCGCTATCTGTCGGGGTTATTGGGATCGAATGGGACGG GATGTTCTAAGCTTCATGGAGAACAGGAAAGAGAACAGGTCATGGTATAGAGGCTCACGAATTGCAGTTTCG GTACTCGACGACACATTTGCCTCACAAATGCAACAATTGCTCGGGAATTCGCTACAAGAGAAAGACCTCGAGCCACCAACTTCCATCACAGAAGTGCGATCGATGCTCTGCAAGGATTAA
- the LOC111788326 gene encoding uncharacterized protein LOC111788326, with the protein MSGAWEDNHNDTDSDHQHSHINFDFFSAIVKPKDYYKILEVDYDATDDEIRSNYIRLALKWHPDKKKDHDGATSRFQEINEAYEVLSDPCRRQEYDEKGMLYVNDDNIVDYLKRYKGLILTCNGLGMKHSIW; encoded by the exons ATGTCGGGTGCGTGGGAAGACAATCACAATGATACCGACTCCGATCATCAACATTCCCACATCAATTTCGATTTCTTCTCCGCCATTGTTAAGCCGAAG gattattacaaaattttggAGGTCGATTACGATGCTACGGACGATGAAATTCGTTCCAATTACATACGCCTGGCTCTG AAATGGCATCCTGACAAGAAGAAAGACCACGACGGTGCCACTTCCAGATTTCAGGAAATAAACGAGGCATATGAAG TTTTAAGCGATCCTTGTAGGAGGCAGGAATACGACGAGAAGGGAATGCTTTATGTAAACGATGATAACATAGTG GATTATCTCAAGCGATACAAAGGCCTTATTTTGACCTGTAATGGCCTCGGTATGAAGCATTCTATTTGGTGA